In Winkia neuii, a genomic segment contains:
- the trpA gene encoding tryptophan synthase subunit alpha: protein MKKASEAIRQANERSDAAIIGYLTTGYPDLETSIEAGKVLARAGFDVIELGHPYSDPSMDGPTIQKAAGAALASGTVTADTFTACRALAEESVAVMVMTYYNLVYHMGLSKYAAALADAGGCGMILPDLPPEEAADWEKVAGAHGLETTFLAAPSSPEHRLKKIAQHSTGWVYAASTMGVTGARTDIDASARGLVDRCRKAGAELVNVGFGVSNGTQARKIGQYANGVIVGSALIKTLMDKPKEQGLKDLEALANDLVAGVKGARA from the coding sequence ATGAAGAAAGCATCAGAAGCGATTAGGCAGGCTAACGAGCGCTCAGACGCTGCGATAATAGGGTACTTAACTACTGGATACCCAGACCTGGAGACGTCTATTGAGGCAGGAAAAGTACTTGCTCGTGCAGGTTTTGATGTCATTGAGTTAGGCCATCCTTATTCCGATCCGTCTATGGACGGACCAACTATCCAAAAGGCGGCGGGTGCAGCGCTTGCGTCGGGAACGGTAACTGCAGATACGTTTACCGCATGTAGGGCGTTGGCTGAGGAGTCAGTAGCTGTCATGGTCATGACCTATTACAACTTGGTCTACCACATGGGGCTGTCGAAATATGCTGCTGCTCTTGCGGATGCAGGAGGATGTGGCATGATTCTGCCTGATCTGCCCCCAGAGGAGGCCGCAGACTGGGAGAAGGTAGCCGGCGCGCACGGTTTGGAAACGACGTTCCTTGCTGCTCCGTCCTCGCCAGAGCACAGGTTGAAAAAGATAGCCCAGCACTCAACGGGGTGGGTATATGCTGCCTCGACGATGGGGGTGACTGGGGCACGTACCGATATTGACGCCTCTGCTCGGGGATTGGTCGATAGATGCCGGAAAGCTGGTGCGGAACTTGTAAATGTCGGGTTCGGAGTATCAAATGGCACACAGGCTCGCAAGATTGGCCAATATGCAAACGGCGTGATTGTAGGTTCAGCTCTAATCAAGACACTCATGGATAAGCCTAAAGAACAGGGACTGAAAGATCTTGAGGCACTAGCTAACGACCTTGTGGCGGGCGTAAAGGGAGCGCGCGCTTGA
- the trpB gene encoding tryptophan synthase subunit beta, which produces MAKVLQGPFVDGPYFGDFGGQYVAEPLMGLLEEVQTAWYKFREDPDFIAELGELAKNYTGRPSLLTEAPRFAEHCGRVRVFLKREDLNHTGAHKINNVLGQALLAKRMGKSRIIAETGAGQHGVATATAAALMGLDCTIYMGAEDTRRQALNVARMELLGAQVVSVTAGSRTLKDAINEAFRDWVTNVDSTLYLFGTAAGPHPFPTIVRDLQRIIGDEAREQIQQQIGRLPDAVCACLGGGSNAIGMFTAFLDDKDVELIGCEAGGDGVETGRHAASINGGTIGVFQGSRADLLQNEDGQVIESHSISAGLDYPGIGPEHAYLAHEGRETCYAITDKEAMDAFALLCRTEGIIPAIESAHALAGAIRWGKVQEEQEGGEPPVIIVNLSGRGDKDVETAMSWFDLGNPIESDGSGTAAKAAK; this is translated from the coding sequence ATGGCGAAGGTGCTGCAGGGGCCGTTCGTAGACGGCCCGTACTTTGGCGATTTTGGTGGTCAGTATGTAGCTGAGCCACTGATGGGTTTGTTGGAAGAAGTCCAGACTGCTTGGTACAAGTTTCGTGAGGATCCAGATTTTATCGCTGAGTTAGGCGAGCTAGCTAAGAATTATACTGGTAGGCCCTCCTTATTGACCGAGGCACCTAGGTTTGCGGAGCACTGTGGACGCGTCAGGGTTTTCTTGAAACGAGAAGACCTGAATCATACCGGGGCTCATAAGATCAACAACGTACTTGGGCAGGCGCTGCTTGCCAAGCGTATGGGCAAGAGCCGTATTATCGCCGAGACCGGGGCAGGGCAACACGGTGTTGCTACCGCTACCGCTGCAGCCCTAATGGGGCTCGACTGCACCATATATATGGGAGCTGAGGACACTAGGAGACAGGCACTAAACGTTGCCCGTATGGAATTGTTAGGCGCGCAGGTCGTTTCTGTGACAGCCGGATCGCGTACCTTGAAGGATGCTATCAACGAGGCTTTCAGGGATTGGGTAACTAACGTAGATAGCACTCTGTATCTCTTTGGGACTGCAGCAGGGCCTCACCCATTCCCAACGATCGTCCGCGATCTGCAACGGATCATCGGTGATGAGGCGCGTGAACAGATCCAGCAACAAATTGGGCGTCTTCCGGATGCGGTTTGTGCTTGTCTCGGAGGAGGCTCCAATGCGATTGGTATGTTCACCGCGTTCCTGGACGACAAAGATGTGGAACTTATCGGCTGTGAAGCCGGGGGAGACGGGGTTGAGACCGGGCGGCATGCCGCCTCGATCAACGGCGGCACCATTGGGGTTTTCCAGGGCTCGAGGGCGGACTTGCTGCAGAACGAGGACGGTCAGGTCATAGAGTCGCACTCTATTTCGGCTGGCTTAGACTACCCGGGCATTGGCCCCGAGCATGCCTACTTGGCGCATGAGGGACGTGAGACTTGCTATGCGATCACGGACAAAGAAGCAATGGATGCGTTCGCATTGCTGTGTCGCACGGAGGGCATCATTCCCGCTATTGAATCGGCTCATGCGCTGGCAGGCGCTATTCGATGGGGAAAGGTGCAAGAAGAACAGGAAGGCGGGGAGCCTCCTGTAATAATTGTGAACCTCTCGGGTAGAGGCGACAAAGATGTAGAGACAGCCATGAGTTGGTTCGATCTTGGAAACCCGATTGAATCTGACGGATCTGGAACGGCGGCAAAGGCAGCGAAATGA
- a CDS encoding FKBP-type peptidyl-prolyl cis-trans isomerase, with the protein MWPAFAVAAVTIVAIVLAVFVLPGGDAKPRTLKVEGRLGAAPVAEFPIPYPKGKQRVRTTIRGSGQVVKPGQPVLLNLTVFSGETGEILSPDSRPQLIQASATTDDLTSEMAPLVIGRTEGSRVVVSRPAKRSGKDTMEIAVLDILPTAIIGEKLDPPEAPAKIAIENSLPQLVSRVDKSPDSPYLGVLVKGEGNQISSTDKVVVQYGVWNWSDKKQTAYTWQNGPQLVDIAKTFPGVRELVADQTLGSRLLLVIPADQASGTDTLIVVMDLLAQPDQARARQKEARK; encoded by the coding sequence ATGTGGCCGGCATTTGCTGTAGCTGCAGTCACCATTGTCGCTATCGTCCTCGCAGTGTTTGTTTTGCCGGGTGGAGACGCTAAGCCTCGTACCCTAAAAGTCGAAGGCAGGCTTGGGGCTGCTCCGGTTGCAGAGTTTCCCATCCCGTATCCAAAGGGGAAACAGAGGGTGAGGACGACTATCCGCGGCAGTGGCCAGGTCGTAAAACCGGGCCAACCTGTACTACTAAACCTAACCGTGTTTTCTGGAGAAACAGGCGAGATCTTGTCACCGGATTCACGACCGCAGCTTATTCAGGCGAGCGCTACAACTGACGACTTAACGAGCGAAATGGCTCCTCTGGTAATAGGGAGAACAGAGGGATCACGAGTAGTTGTTTCTAGACCTGCGAAACGCTCGGGCAAAGATACGATGGAAATTGCGGTGCTAGATATTCTTCCCACCGCAATTATCGGCGAAAAGCTTGACCCACCTGAGGCGCCAGCAAAAATAGCAATTGAGAACTCTTTACCACAGCTCGTTTCCCGTGTAGATAAGAGCCCAGACAGCCCCTATTTGGGAGTACTGGTTAAGGGCGAGGGAAACCAGATTTCCTCAACCGATAAGGTAGTCGTCCAATACGGGGTCTGGAACTGGTCGGATAAAAAGCAAACCGCCTACACCTGGCAGAACGGGCCACAACTGGTGGATATAGCGAAGACTTTCCCAGGTGTGAGAGAACTGGTGGCGGACCAAACATTGGGGTCGCGTTTACTGCTGGTCATTCCAGCTGACCAGGCGAGTGGAACGGATACCCTGATAGTGGTCATGGATCTTCTAGCCCAACCAGATCAGGCAAGAGCAAGACAGAAAGAGGCCAGAAAGTAA
- a CDS encoding chorismate-binding protein, whose product MQFETWPSEDEFLELAKNRRVVPVVRKIMADEFSAIGLYRKLGCGGPGTFLLESAEFDGSWNRWSFIGVRSRAILSAIDGQTKWHGEVPEGIPTTGPLLVTLRQALSVLKTEKIPGLPPLTGAFVGSLGWNTLTEWEPAGKAETPSEFPIPDATLALVGEVCAVDHYDGSVWLVSNAINFNGKQSGAKDAYERSLQAIEQMQEQICEPLKPQNWQVGTEKGEIRQRVGEKAFEDMVVRAKEHIRAGNIFQVVLSQRIDMDTDADPLLVYRMLRQINPSPYMYLLNMPGPKGSFAVVGSSPETLMRLEEGILTTFPIAGSCPRGTTPAEDLQMEQSLLADAKERAEHTMLVDLSRNDLSKVCDPATLTVDDFMSIKKFSHIMHICSTVSAKLLPQMGALDAFTATFPAGTLSGAPKPRALQIISEFEPAQRNVFGGVVGRLDLDGDADLAIAIRTAVIFDGTASVQSGAGIVADSDPHTEYVETRNKAAAVLQAVRLAQGARSLDTDRA is encoded by the coding sequence ATGCAGTTTGAGACTTGGCCCAGCGAAGACGAATTTTTGGAGCTGGCGAAGAATAGGCGTGTAGTTCCTGTTGTGCGAAAAATAATGGCTGACGAGTTTAGCGCGATTGGCCTTTATCGGAAACTTGGGTGTGGAGGGCCAGGCACCTTTCTTCTAGAATCAGCCGAGTTCGATGGGTCATGGAACAGGTGGTCATTCATTGGCGTGCGTTCGCGCGCGATACTAAGTGCCATCGATGGGCAGACGAAGTGGCATGGCGAGGTGCCGGAGGGGATCCCTACGACGGGACCTCTACTAGTAACCTTGCGGCAGGCTCTTTCCGTTCTGAAAACAGAGAAGATTCCCGGCTTACCACCCTTGACTGGAGCTTTCGTGGGGTCACTGGGATGGAACACACTTACTGAATGGGAACCTGCTGGAAAGGCTGAAACGCCCTCGGAATTTCCGATCCCAGACGCGACTTTGGCCCTTGTCGGAGAGGTCTGCGCGGTTGATCACTACGATGGCTCCGTATGGCTTGTCTCTAACGCGATCAATTTCAATGGCAAGCAAAGTGGTGCCAAAGATGCCTATGAGCGCTCTCTTCAGGCCATAGAGCAGATGCAGGAGCAAATATGCGAGCCGCTAAAACCGCAGAACTGGCAGGTTGGTACAGAGAAAGGTGAAATCCGCCAGCGGGTGGGGGAAAAGGCATTCGAGGACATGGTGGTGCGCGCCAAGGAGCATATTCGCGCAGGGAATATCTTCCAAGTGGTGTTGTCCCAGAGAATCGACATGGATACGGATGCTGATCCACTCCTCGTGTACAGAATGCTCCGTCAGATCAACCCGTCCCCGTACATGTACTTGCTTAACATGCCCGGTCCCAAGGGCAGCTTTGCAGTAGTAGGATCCTCGCCCGAGACATTGATGCGACTCGAAGAGGGTATCCTGACGACCTTCCCGATTGCGGGATCGTGTCCTAGAGGGACGACACCGGCGGAAGATCTACAGATGGAACAGTCTCTGCTGGCAGACGCGAAAGAGCGCGCCGAACATACGATGCTTGTCGATTTATCGAGAAATGACCTATCGAAAGTATGTGACCCGGCAACGCTAACCGTCGACGACTTCATGTCTATCAAGAAGTTTTCGCACATTATGCATATTTGCTCCACGGTTAGCGCTAAGCTACTGCCGCAGATGGGCGCGCTTGATGCCTTTACCGCCACTTTCCCCGCGGGCACCTTATCTGGTGCACCTAAGCCTCGAGCACTGCAAATCATTAGTGAATTTGAACCTGCCCAAAGAAACGTGTTTGGCGGTGTAGTTGGCAGATTGGATCTTGATGGAGACGCCGATTTAGCGATTGCGATTCGGACAGCGGTTATTTTCGACGGAACCGCTTCAGTACAGTCCGGAGCTGGCATAGTCGCCGATTCCGATCCACATACCGAATATGTTGAAACGCGTAATAAGGCAGCTGCGGTTCTTCAGGCAGTCCGGCTAGCCCAAGGGGCGCGGTCTTTGGACACAGATAGGGCATAA
- the lgt gene encoding prolipoprotein diacylglyceryl transferase codes for MRAAIPSPSQGVWHLGPLPIRAYALAILTGVVVAILVGRARYKKRGGNDELVLDTALWAVIFGIIGARAYHVITDWQLYFSEGANPLDALKIWNGGLGIWGGVGAGTLAGALYLRKRGVDLGPFADSIAPGILIAQAIGRLGNYFNQELFGGPTTLPWGLQIDPVHLPAGYAPGTTFHPTFLYEMLWNLGAAALLFWLDRKKKFAGGQVFALYVVFYALGRIWVEMLRIDKAHIILGLRLNVWTTAAIAMAGIVAYIILGRKAAATTVQPEVSAAPQNAGAIAHAKDMTRSTQIEEERDTVEQRLQINQTDKLENR; via the coding sequence TTGAGGGCAGCAATTCCTTCACCGTCTCAGGGCGTATGGCATCTGGGCCCGCTGCCAATTCGCGCCTACGCCCTCGCAATTCTTACCGGTGTTGTAGTAGCTATTTTGGTTGGACGAGCGCGGTACAAGAAACGTGGTGGGAACGATGAGCTTGTACTGGATACTGCCCTGTGGGCAGTCATTTTTGGGATCATAGGCGCTAGGGCATATCACGTTATTACTGACTGGCAGCTCTACTTTTCCGAGGGCGCGAATCCCTTAGATGCATTGAAAATTTGGAATGGCGGCCTAGGAATCTGGGGTGGTGTAGGAGCAGGAACACTGGCGGGAGCACTTTACCTTCGCAAAAGGGGAGTGGATCTTGGCCCGTTTGCTGATTCTATTGCTCCAGGGATTCTAATTGCCCAGGCCATAGGCAGGTTGGGTAACTATTTTAATCAGGAACTGTTCGGCGGGCCTACAACTTTGCCATGGGGCCTGCAAATAGATCCGGTTCACCTGCCAGCGGGGTACGCTCCGGGAACCACATTCCACCCAACGTTCTTATATGAAATGTTGTGGAACCTCGGCGCGGCAGCATTGCTTTTCTGGCTGGACCGAAAGAAGAAGTTTGCTGGTGGGCAAGTTTTTGCTCTGTATGTTGTGTTTTATGCCCTAGGGCGTATCTGGGTGGAGATGCTCAGAATCGACAAAGCGCACATCATCCTTGGTTTGCGCTTGAATGTGTGGACTACCGCAGCAATAGCAATGGCTGGCATTGTTGCGTATATAATTTTGGGGCGTAAAGCGGCGGCTACTACAGTCCAACCTGAAGTAAGCGCCGCTCCTCAAAATGCTGGCGCAATTGCGCACGCGAAGGATATGACACGTTCTACCCAAATAGAGGAGGAGAGGGATACGGTTGAGCAGCGTCTGCAGATAAATCAGACAGACAAGCTCGAAAACCGATAA
- the trpC gene encoding indole-3-glycerol phosphate synthase TrpC, with product MNVLDDLVAAAVADAKEREAHVSLDELKQRCLKQPEALDGLAALRGDGAVSVIAEVKRSSPSKGPIANIADPGALASQYEAGGASVISCLTQRYKFNGSLADFSAVRSAVDIPVLRKDFIVTPYQIHEARAYGADLVLLIVAALEQNALVSLVERVHSLGMTALVEAHSRLEALRALDAGAKVVGVNARDLTTLDVNMDNFAQIVDIIPEQVVAVAESGVSSPSDVRDYAAEGADAVLIGEALVKSSSPRTAVAEMVAAGAHPALAKSRNRRVGKDF from the coding sequence GTGAACGTACTTGATGACTTAGTTGCAGCGGCAGTAGCTGACGCCAAGGAGCGGGAAGCCCACGTCAGCTTAGATGAGCTCAAGCAGCGTTGCTTGAAGCAGCCAGAGGCCTTAGATGGGCTTGCAGCTCTGCGAGGGGATGGGGCAGTATCAGTAATTGCAGAGGTAAAGCGATCTTCGCCCTCGAAGGGCCCCATTGCCAACATTGCTGATCCAGGCGCATTAGCTAGCCAGTACGAGGCCGGAGGAGCCTCAGTCATCTCTTGCCTTACCCAGCGGTACAAATTCAATGGGTCGTTGGCAGACTTTTCAGCGGTGCGTTCGGCCGTCGATATTCCTGTCCTGAGGAAAGACTTCATTGTTACCCCGTATCAGATTCATGAAGCCAGAGCCTACGGCGCCGATTTAGTATTGCTCATCGTTGCGGCGCTCGAACAAAATGCGCTCGTGTCGCTGGTTGAAAGGGTACATTCGCTGGGAATGACAGCTTTGGTTGAGGCTCATTCTCGGCTTGAGGCCCTACGCGCCCTCGACGCTGGGGCAAAAGTGGTCGGCGTGAATGCCCGCGACCTAACCACGCTAGACGTGAATATGGACAATTTTGCGCAGATTGTGGACATCATCCCTGAGCAGGTTGTTGCGGTGGCCGAATCCGGTGTGTCCAGCCCTTCCGATGTACGCGATTATGCTGCGGAGGGAGCTGATGCGGTGCTAATTGGTGAGGCATTGGTGAAAAGCTCCAGTCCGCGAACCGCTGTAGCCGAGATGGTTGCAGCCGGCGCACACCCAGCGCTGGCTAAGTCTAGAAATAGAAGAGTAGGAAAGGATTTCTAA